Within Actinobaculum sp. 313, the genomic segment GACAATCGTCCACACCAGCGCAACACCAACCGTAATTCGGTTGAGGTTACGCTCCGCTACACCGGATGAACGCATCGACGTAGAAATACCGCCACCGAACATATCGGAGATACCGCCACCCTTTCCCTTATGCAAGAGGATGGACAGAACCAGCAGCACGCTCGTGATCACAAGCAGCACCTGGCAAATAACGAGGAGAACGCTCACCTCAGCTCCCTTCCGGTTGTGGCGAATAGACCCAGTGTAACGGATATCAGCGGTGGGGCAAGGTCACGCCTGCTGGTAGGTGACGATCTTCGCGAATTCGTCCACCTTCAGGCTCGCACCGCCCACCAGCGCACCGTCAATATCCGGTTGTGCCATGAGTTCCGCCGCATTGGACGACTTGACGGAACCGCCGTAC encodes:
- the secG gene encoding preprotein translocase subunit SecG is translated as MSVLLVICQVLLVITSVLLVLSILLHKGKGGGISDMFGGGISTSMRSSGVAERNLNRITVGVALVWTIVVVLIGLATKFA